Proteins encoded in a region of the Flavobacterium sp. MDT1-60 genome:
- a CDS encoding oxidoreductase: protein MKNKKVWLITGASQGIGFAAVRYLLSRDQTVIVTTRDAGKFDQSVRSNPKLEVISLDLTDENAVKTAITAVHKKYGTIDMLINNAGYGFAGAIEEASEKEIANVLAINVEATIRVTRYVLPIMRKAGNGHIINLSSASGLVSSPGFGIYNAAKYAVEGFSEALYHEVKDLGIKVTIIEPGAFRTNFLDSSLAVSQNTISDYDATAGKFRNTLKNNNGNQPGDPERAARIIAEISEMKNPPLRLLLGQDAYTRVTKKISEMQAEIEQFKYMTLASGFTLN, encoded by the coding sequence ATGAAAAATAAAAAAGTATGGTTGATTACAGGAGCTTCCCAAGGAATAGGTTTTGCTGCAGTGAGATACCTATTATCAAGAGATCAGACAGTTATAGTAACTACAAGAGATGCTGGCAAGTTTGATCAAAGCGTTCGCAGCAATCCAAAACTGGAAGTAATCAGTCTTGATTTAACAGATGAAAATGCTGTCAAAACAGCCATTACAGCTGTTCACAAAAAATATGGTACAATCGATATGCTCATCAATAATGCCGGTTACGGATTTGCGGGAGCTATTGAAGAAGCAAGTGAAAAAGAAATTGCCAATGTTCTTGCTATTAATGTTGAAGCTACCATAAGGGTAACCCGATATGTTTTGCCAATTATGCGCAAAGCAGGCAACGGTCATATTATTAACCTTTCTTCTGCATCAGGATTAGTAAGTTCGCCAGGATTCGGAATATACAATGCAGCTAAATATGCAGTTGAAGGATTCTCAGAAGCACTTTATCATGAGGTAAAAGACTTAGGAATCAAAGTTACTATTATTGAGCCTGGCGCCTTCCGTACCAATTTTTTAGATAGCTCGCTGGCCGTATCGCAAAATACCATTTCGGACTACGATGCCACTGCGGGCAAATTTAGGAACACACTTAAAAACAACAATGGTAATCAACCGGGAGATCCAGAAAGAGCAGCACGAATTATCGCTGAAATAAGCGAGATGAAAAATCCGCCATTACGCCTCCTGCTAGGACAGGATGCATACACTCGGGTAACAAAAAAAATAAGCGAAATGCAGGCCGAAATAGAACAATTTAAATACATGACCCTTGCATCGGGCTTCACACTTAATTAA
- a CDS encoding putative quinol monooxygenase, giving the protein MNTKNQNTDTVTLFVKLFVKTESNEKAKQALLADVHGAWSEEGNYKMELYDATAKPNVFYLFERWKNQTALENHFEQPYTQGAFDLQKADLMAPIEMNYLTDLWPVNETLKKEEHRALTTLIVPFEVKHGNGPQIIELFEKFVPLVRQEQGNVEFSFHSVKGNDNLFVLYERWETQQNLEAHNKLETTAELVDNVGKLVNGTVLGSVLFVTDISK; this is encoded by the coding sequence ATGAATACAAAAAATCAAAATACAGATACAGTTACTTTATTCGTGAAGCTTTTTGTAAAAACGGAAAGTAATGAGAAAGCAAAACAGGCGCTATTGGCAGATGTGCATGGCGCCTGGAGCGAAGAAGGTAATTACAAAATGGAACTTTACGATGCCACAGCAAAACCAAATGTTTTCTACCTATTTGAGCGATGGAAAAACCAAACTGCGCTAGAAAACCACTTTGAACAGCCCTACACTCAAGGTGCTTTTGATCTTCAAAAAGCAGATTTAATGGCACCTATAGAAATGAACTACCTCACAGATCTTTGGCCTGTTAACGAAACCCTAAAAAAAGAAGAACACAGAGCCTTAACAACGCTCATAGTTCCTTTTGAAGTAAAACATGGAAATGGCCCGCAAATTATAGAGCTCTTTGAAAAATTTGTGCCTCTTGTTAGACAGGAGCAAGGGAACGTTGAATTCAGTTTTCACAGCGTAAAAGGAAATGATAATCTATTTGTGCTGTACGAACGTTGGGAAACTCAGCAAAATCTTGAAGCACACAATAAACTTGAGACAACTGCTGAATTAGTCGATAATGTAGGGAAATTAGTAAATGGAACCGTTTTGGGCTCGGTACTTTTCGTAACAGACATCAGCAAATAA
- a CDS encoding helix-turn-helix domain-containing protein, which translates to MVRETLDSKEINTLRDLPDMIPVFREFFEDWTIRVFNREQHECRNYLSPNRREFYKILLITKGQGVFTMGLNTYYVEEPTLLFIHPNDIISWKNISQEGESGGYYVLFKKSFVNHHLQLKAIIDKFALFTDKPKSVIRLSQEELPRITQYFERMQEEELDKANVDFREDSLQAFLQLLMVESMKVARFPKPDEVTEDYSHIHHFFDLLEKETSGINYDQPIRIKTAKEFAYDLQMHPNYLNAVLKKHTGQNASTHIRNRILDEAKALLVQTDWSLQDISFSVGFAEQPNFSQFFKKNTGFTPAEFRRSF; encoded by the coding sequence ATGGTAAGAGAAACACTTGATAGTAAAGAGATTAATACCCTTCGTGATTTGCCGGATATGATTCCTGTTTTTCGTGAGTTTTTTGAAGATTGGACCATAAGGGTATTTAACCGTGAACAGCACGAGTGCCGTAATTACCTTTCTCCAAACCGCAGGGAATTTTACAAAATATTATTAATTACAAAAGGGCAGGGGGTGTTTACGATGGGGCTTAATACCTACTATGTCGAAGAACCTACTTTGCTATTTATTCATCCAAATGATATCATTTCTTGGAAAAATATTTCTCAAGAAGGAGAATCTGGAGGCTATTATGTACTTTTCAAAAAATCGTTTGTCAACCATCATTTACAGTTAAAAGCTATAATAGATAAATTCGCATTGTTTACAGACAAACCAAAAAGTGTAATTCGCTTAAGTCAGGAAGAACTTCCCCGAATTACTCAGTATTTTGAGCGGATGCAGGAAGAAGAGCTGGATAAAGCTAATGTTGATTTTAGAGAAGACTCCCTACAGGCATTTCTTCAGTTATTAATGGTAGAAAGCATGAAGGTAGCCCGATTTCCGAAACCAGATGAAGTTACCGAAGACTATTCACACATACACCATTTCTTCGATTTATTAGAAAAGGAAACTTCAGGTATCAACTACGATCAGCCAATCCGTATCAAAACCGCAAAGGAATTTGCTTATGACCTGCAGATGCATCCTAATTATCTCAATGCAGTTCTTAAAAAACATACAGGTCAGAATGCAAGCACACATATTAGAAACAGAATTCTTGATGAAGCCAAAGCCTTACTGGTACAGACAGACTGGAGCCTTCAGGATATAAGTTTTAGTGTTGGTTTCGCAGAACAGCCTAATTTCAGCCAGTTCTTCAAGAAAAATACTGGTTTTACACCTGCCGAATTCAGACGCAGTTTCTAA
- a CDS encoding SDR family NAD(P)-dependent oxidoreductase: MSTKKSILIVSAGSGLSLSVAEQFGNEGFAVGLISRNPEKLKNLKEYLDAKGIESYTAAGDAGSAEDLTNAIQTLGEYLGGFDVVHYNAAVVKAQDILAESSESLTKEFTVNVANTLHTLQITYPDLKQKQGALLLTGGGLALTPSADYGSLSIGKAALRSLAYQLHSRLKIENIHVGLLTVDGLIDPASKTHSPEELAKLFYALYLDRSIVEIHHAAESTHYKSL, encoded by the coding sequence ATGTCAACAAAAAAATCAATATTAATAGTTAGTGCAGGCTCGGGTTTGAGCCTTTCAGTTGCCGAACAATTCGGTAATGAGGGATTTGCTGTAGGTCTGATCAGCCGTAATCCCGAAAAGTTAAAAAACTTAAAAGAATATTTAGATGCAAAAGGAATTGAAAGTTATACTGCTGCAGGTGATGCCGGAAGTGCTGAAGACCTTACCAATGCAATACAAACTTTAGGTGAGTATTTAGGAGGTTTCGACGTTGTACACTACAATGCCGCCGTTGTAAAAGCTCAGGATATCCTCGCAGAAAGTTCCGAATCTTTAACAAAGGAATTTACGGTAAACGTTGCAAATACTTTACATACCTTACAAATTACCTACCCTGATTTAAAACAGAAGCAGGGAGCATTACTTCTAACTGGAGGTGGTCTTGCTTTAACGCCAAGTGCAGATTATGGTTCACTATCGATTGGTAAAGCAGCATTACGAAGTCTGGCCTATCAGCTGCACAGTCGTCTAAAGATAGAGAATATTCATGTAGGCTTATTGACCGTGGATGGTTTGATTGATCCGGCAAGTAAGACCCATTCTCCCGAAGAACTGGCAAAACTATTTTATGCGCTATATCTTGACAGATCTATTGTAGAAATACACCACGCAGCCGAAAGCACACATTATAAAAGCCTTTAA
- a CDS encoding SDR family oxidoreductase, whose protein sequence is MSTTKTILITGAGSGLGEGAAFGLAKLGHKVIAGVQILPEVTALRKKVAEAGLENNIEVVKLNILDKYDVANALKRDIDVFFSNAGIGESGPVFEIPLDLVRANYETNVFAPLQLSQGFASKWITEGKKGKIVFTSSMGGLFTPSGYGIYVSTKHALEAVAEALADELNPYGIKIQTINPGAYLTGYNETMAENAFRWLDDDKNFTKRADMKANFDSLLGTPEGRLDPQEMIDAIIEIVPSDNGKFRNVVPQFVEDMLKDHQLKAWENTI, encoded by the coding sequence ATGAGTACAACAAAAACAATTTTGATCACCGGAGCAGGTTCCGGATTAGGAGAAGGAGCAGCATTTGGTCTTGCTAAATTAGGACACAAAGTTATTGCAGGAGTACAAATCCTGCCGGAAGTTACTGCCTTACGCAAAAAAGTTGCCGAAGCAGGACTTGAAAACAACATAGAAGTGGTAAAACTGAACATCCTTGATAAATATGACGTGGCCAACGCTTTAAAACGTGACATCGATGTATTCTTTAGTAATGCAGGAATCGGGGAAAGCGGTCCGGTATTTGAAATTCCGCTTGATTTGGTTCGTGCTAATTATGAAACAAATGTTTTTGCTCCGCTGCAATTGTCACAAGGCTTTGCTTCTAAATGGATCACAGAAGGCAAAAAAGGTAAAATCGTTTTTACTTCTTCTATGGGTGGATTATTCACGCCATCTGGTTACGGAATCTACGTTTCAACCAAACACGCTCTTGAAGCAGTTGCAGAAGCATTGGCTGATGAATTGAATCCTTACGGAATCAAAATCCAAACCATTAATCCTGGAGCTTACTTAACTGGTTACAACGAAACGATGGCTGAAAATGCTTTCCGCTGGCTGGATGACGACAAAAACTTTACCAAACGTGCTGATATGAAAGCCAATTTCGATTCGCTTTTAGGTACACCAGAAGGAAGACTGGATCCACAGGAAATGATCGATGCAATTATCGAAATTGTACCGTCAGATAACGGTAAATTCAGAAACGTGGTACCGCAATTCGTGGAAGACATGTTAAAAGACCACCAGTTAAAAGCTTGGGAAAATACCATTTAA
- a CDS encoding AraC family transcriptional regulator encodes MKKLKTYTYTSISNAMDQLGLPKPKHPLIALVDYKDINISEQPNTAFILKFYKISFKKHFAGAIKYGQGHYDFEEGGLSFTAPDQIVYSSDQEADYSGYTLIFHPEFLRNYPLAKNIANYGFFSYSVAEALYLSDKEKQIIFSIFENIILEVDNNIDHFSQDVIISQIELLLNYSNRFYNRQFITRKPIHNDMLSEVEAFLSSYFDTDKSLIGGLPTVQDVADHVKVSPRYLSDMLRLLTGQTTQQHIHSRLIEKAKSILANSDLSVAEIAYQLGFEHPQSFNKLFKQKTKNSPVEFRKSLN; translated from the coding sequence ATGAAAAAGCTAAAAACCTATACCTATACAAGTATCTCAAATGCAATGGATCAGTTAGGCCTTCCAAAGCCAAAACATCCTTTGATTGCACTTGTAGACTATAAAGATATTAACATATCCGAACAGCCTAATACTGCATTTATTCTTAAGTTCTATAAAATATCATTCAAAAAGCATTTTGCCGGAGCTATCAAATACGGTCAGGGACATTATGATTTTGAAGAAGGCGGACTGTCCTTTACTGCGCCCGATCAGATTGTTTATTCTTCAGATCAGGAAGCAGACTATAGTGGTTATACTTTAATTTTTCACCCTGAGTTTCTTAGAAATTATCCTTTGGCAAAAAATATTGCCAATTATGGATTCTTCTCCTATTCAGTTGCCGAAGCACTCTATCTTTCTGATAAGGAAAAGCAGATTATTTTTTCAATTTTTGAGAATATCATCCTGGAAGTCGATAATAACATCGACCATTTCAGTCAGGATGTAATTATTTCCCAAATCGAATTGCTGCTCAATTACAGTAACCGATTTTACAATAGGCAGTTCATTACTCGAAAACCGATACACAACGATATGCTGTCTGAAGTTGAAGCGTTTCTATCTTCTTATTTTGATACTGATAAATCACTCATTGGAGGATTGCCAACGGTACAAGATGTAGCCGATCATGTAAAGGTTTCACCTCGCTACCTGAGTGACATGCTTCGCTTGCTTACCGGGCAGACTACTCAGCAGCACATTCATTCCCGACTGATCGAAAAAGCAAAATCTATTCTGGCAAACAGCGACCTGAGTGTTGCAGAAATTGCCTATCAGCTGGGATTTGAGCATCCGCAGTCTTTTAATAAACTCTTCAAGCAAAAAACAAAAAACTCTCCCGTCGAGTTTAGAAAATCATTGAATTGA
- a CDS encoding DNA-3-methyladenine glycosylase I produces MSYCSYLNSMSGPRKELHKSYHDNQYGFPIHNDDELFARLILEINQAGLSWETILKKQDTFRAAYDNFSIKKVAEYKENDRERLLNDPGIIRNRLKINAAIENAKTILKMQQEFGSFEKWLDSHHPKSLAEWMKLFKKTFKFTGGEIVNEFLMSIGYLPGAHSTNCEIYHKTLEAKPAWNRK; encoded by the coding sequence ATGTCATATTGCAGTTATTTAAATAGTATGTCGGGTCCGAGAAAAGAACTTCATAAATCGTATCACGATAACCAGTACGGCTTTCCGATACACAATGACGACGAATTATTTGCAAGGCTGATACTCGAAATAAACCAGGCTGGACTGAGCTGGGAAACCATCTTAAAAAAGCAGGATACTTTCCGAGCAGCGTATGATAATTTCAGCATTAAAAAAGTCGCAGAATATAAGGAAAACGATAGGGAAAGATTGTTGAACGATCCCGGTATTATCAGGAATCGGCTAAAAATCAATGCCGCGATTGAGAACGCAAAAACCATACTAAAAATGCAGCAGGAATTTGGCTCGTTCGAAAAATGGCTGGACAGCCATCATCCAAAGTCATTAGCAGAATGGATGAAACTTTTTAAAAAGACATTCAAATTTACCGGTGGTGAAATTGTCAATGAATTTCTCATGAGTATCGGGTATCTTCCAGGCGCACACAGTACCAATTGTGAAATTTACCATAAAACGCTGGAAGCAAAACCAGCCTGGAACAGAAAATAA
- a CDS encoding SDR family oxidoreductase codes for MKTIFITGASAGLGKATARLFQASGWRVIATMRNPEKETELNALENVKLIRLDVTQKEQIDTTISELTANESIDVVFNNAGYGLSGSLEASPIEAIEDQINTNLTGVIKVVKAFTPYFKERGRGMFITTTSVFGIISCPLASVYNATKWALEGLSESLSYELAPFNITIKTVAPGGIKSSFVNGVKAFAHPEYDPIQEKLIDLFFNNNTLLDFSEPEVIADVVFEAATDGKNQLRYMAGADAVKIAGQLTEMGSENFRKHVGRLLNIEFPGN; via the coding sequence ATGAAGACTATATTTATTACGGGTGCATCAGCTGGTCTGGGTAAAGCCACCGCTAGATTATTTCAGGCCAGCGGCTGGAGGGTAATTGCAACGATGCGTAATCCTGAAAAGGAAACGGAGTTAAACGCGCTGGAAAATGTAAAATTAATTCGGCTCGATGTTACTCAGAAAGAACAGATTGATACAACTATTAGCGAGCTGACTGCCAATGAAAGTATTGATGTTGTATTTAATAATGCGGGCTATGGCTTGAGTGGCTCTTTGGAAGCCAGTCCCATCGAAGCAATCGAAGACCAGATCAACACAAATCTTACTGGAGTAATTAAGGTTGTAAAGGCTTTTACTCCTTATTTCAAAGAGAGAGGCAGGGGAATGTTTATTACTACAACATCGGTTTTTGGCATAATATCCTGTCCATTGGCTTCAGTTTATAATGCGACAAAATGGGCATTGGAAGGATTAAGCGAAAGCTTGTCTTACGAATTGGCGCCATTCAATATTACGATTAAAACAGTAGCACCAGGCGGCATAAAATCCAGTTTTGTAAATGGTGTAAAGGCATTTGCGCATCCGGAGTACGATCCGATACAGGAAAAATTGATAGATCTCTTTTTCAACAATAATACGCTGCTTGATTTTAGCGAACCGGAAGTAATAGCTGATGTTGTTTTTGAAGCCGCTACAGATGGTAAAAATCAGTTAAGATACATGGCAGGTGCGGATGCTGTTAAGATAGCCGGTCAGCTTACCGAAATGGGAAGCGAAAATTTTAGAAAACATGTTGGAAGATTGTTGAACATTGAATTTCCGGGCAATTAA
- a CDS encoding SDR family oxidoreductase, translating into MSTTKTILITGAGSGLGEGAAFGLAKLGHKVIAGVQILPEVTALRKKVAEAGLENNIEVVKLDILDKYDVANALKRDIDVFFSNAGIGESGPVFEIPLDLVRANYETNVFAPLQLSQGFASKWITEGKKGKIVFTSSMGGLFTPSGYGIYVSTKHALEAVAEALADELNPYGIKIQTINPGAYLTGYNETMAENAFRWLDDDKNFTKRADMKANFDSLLGTPEGRLDPQEMIDAIIEIVPSDNGKFRNVVPQFVEDMLKDHQLKAWENTI; encoded by the coding sequence ATGAGTACAACAAAAACAATTTTGATTACCGGAGCAGGTTCCGGATTAGGAGAAGGAGCAGCATTTGGTTTAGCTAAATTAGGTCATAAAGTTATTGCAGGAGTACAAATCCTGCCGGAAGTTACTGCCTTACGCAAAAAAGTTGCTGAAGCTGGACTTGAAAACAATATAGAAGTGGTAAAACTGGACATTCTTGACAAATACGACGTTGCCAATGCCTTAAAACGTGACATCGATGTATTCTTTAGTAATGCAGGAATCGGGGAAAGCGGTCCGGTATTTGAAATTCCGCTTGATTTGGTTCGTGCTAATTATGAAACAAATGTTTTTGCTCCGCTGCAATTGTCACAAGGCTTTGCTTCTAAATGGATCACAGAAGGCAAAAAAGGTAAAATCGTTTTTACTTCTTCTATGGGTGGATTATTCACACCATCTGGTTATGGAATCTACGTTTCAACCAAACACGCTCTTGAAGCAGTTGCAGAAGCATTGGCTGATGAATTGAATCCTTACGGAATCAAAATCCAAACCATTAATCCTGGAGCTTACTTAACTGGTTACAACGAAACGATGGCTGAAAATGCTTTCCGCTGGCTGGATGACGACAAAAACTTTACCAAACGTGCTGATATGAAAGCCAATTTCGATTCGCTTTTAGGTACACCAGAAGGAAGACTGGATCCACAGGAAATGATTGATGCAATTATCGAAATTGTACCGTCAGATAACGGTAAATTCAGAAACGTGGTGCCACAGTTTGTAGAAGACATGTTAAAAGATCACCAATTAAAAGCTTGGGAAAATACCATCTAA
- a CDS encoding heme-binding protein encodes METNQKQAFKSLYQAIDKANEIGVNANITILDPAGHLKAFVRMDDAFLGSIDISMGKAKTAMLFRMNSEAVGEFLNPENKTYGMVNTSGGLVGFKGGVPVKSGNDIVAYIGVSGGSPDQDFEIATAGSLV; translated from the coding sequence ATGGAAACAAATCAAAAACAAGCTTTCAAATCCCTATATCAAGCGATTGACAAAGCAAACGAAATTGGTGTAAATGCCAACATTACAATTTTAGATCCTGCAGGACACTTGAAAGCATTTGTAAGAATGGATGATGCATTTCTTGGCTCGATAGATATCTCAATGGGAAAAGCAAAAACAGCCATGCTGTTCCGTATGAATTCTGAAGCGGTTGGTGAATTCTTAAATCCTGAAAACAAAACTTACGGTATGGTTAACACCAGTGGAGGTCTTGTAGGTTTTAAAGGCGGAGTACCAGTAAAATCAGGAAATGATATCGTAGCCTACATCGGAGTATCCGGAGGCAGTCCAGATCAGGATTTTGAAATCGCAACGGCAGGCAGCTTAGTATAA
- a CDS encoding AraC family transcriptional regulator — protein MKTVIEPLLIFDRIQELYKHLGIAVDIDIAQKFTIYNMGNLYNPKTYESAVYRGNFFSFVFVKDARGKFISDNEQYDIAPQTIFFNTPGHIKKFRIKDTRDLYLLTFTECFLKENVHSQIFEEFPFLLAESILPQVVPAEKFSEFEELYMQIEKAFFSASPYRNKLIAHLFVALLIKIKDNLLTDNIIPSYESCRASEIVNKFKIIIEQHYRDLGNGSNEKAHRVTEYAEILNLHPNYLNNVIKSKTGKSVGNWIAEKTIAEAKALLKNSNIPVKEISYRLGFSEIQHFSTYFKKHTQYTPVLYRQIG, from the coding sequence ATGAAAACAGTTATCGAACCTTTACTAATATTTGACAGGATCCAGGAGTTGTATAAACATTTGGGCATCGCTGTCGACATTGACATTGCTCAGAAATTCACCATATACAATATGGGAAACCTATATAATCCTAAGACATACGAATCGGCTGTATACCGGGGCAATTTCTTTTCATTTGTCTTCGTTAAGGATGCCAGGGGAAAATTCATATCCGATAATGAGCAATATGACATAGCACCCCAAACCATATTTTTTAATACACCTGGGCATATTAAAAAATTCCGTATTAAAGATACCAGAGATCTTTATCTGCTTACTTTTACAGAGTGCTTTTTAAAGGAAAATGTGCATTCGCAGATATTTGAAGAATTTCCTTTTCTTTTGGCAGAGAGTATTTTGCCTCAGGTAGTGCCTGCGGAAAAATTTTCAGAATTTGAAGAATTGTACATGCAGATAGAAAAGGCTTTTTTTTCAGCATCTCCTTACCGCAATAAATTGATAGCTCATTTATTTGTTGCCTTGCTAATCAAGATTAAAGATAATTTACTAACAGACAATATTATACCTTCATATGAAAGCTGCCGTGCTTCAGAAATTGTAAACAAATTTAAGATTATTATTGAGCAGCATTACCGTGACCTTGGCAACGGCAGTAACGAAAAGGCACACAGGGTAACCGAGTATGCAGAAATCCTAAATTTGCATCCCAATTATCTAAATAATGTTATAAAAAGTAAAACAGGAAAATCTGTGGGAAATTGGATAGCCGAAAAAACAATCGCCGAAGCTAAAGCTTTGCTCAAAAATTCTAATATTCCCGTAAAAGAAATTTCATACCGTCTTGGCTTTTCAGAAATCCAGCATTTTAGCACTTATTTTAAAAAGCATACCCAATACACTCCTGTGCTTTACAGACAGATAGGTTAG
- a CDS encoding AraC family transcriptional regulator yields MKENPAIFKDLTETFAAMNLPVSHMLHDGDGFSLSNLKDLFKVLPFKSIVFRPNYFTMLFVKDAHADYTTDNITFAMEPGTIFFTNPGHYRSFEWFDMNDVYLVAFTEAFLKKNIHGDVFQEFPFLVSETVNPRTLAPDEFAHFEDSCLQLFKAFESNSIYKQKIIGNYLMILLFKIKEAFWKDYNPIYEGNKSSQIVKNFKASLENHFRDLVEGKTEIQFRVTDYAEIQSLHENYLNTVIKTKTGKSVRVWISEKMITEAQSLLLHTSLSNKEISIKLGFIESAHFGNYFKKHTGLTPLAYRQAYS; encoded by the coding sequence ATGAAAGAGAATCCAGCTATCTTCAAAGATCTTACAGAGACATTTGCAGCAATGAACCTTCCTGTTTCTCACATGCTGCATGACGGTGATGGATTTTCCTTAAGCAATTTGAAAGATCTGTTTAAAGTGCTTCCATTTAAGTCAATTGTATTTCGTCCAAATTACTTCACGATGTTATTTGTCAAAGATGCACATGCAGATTACACAACCGACAACATCACTTTTGCAATGGAACCTGGAACTATTTTTTTTACAAATCCAGGCCATTACAGATCATTTGAGTGGTTTGATATGAACGATGTCTATCTGGTAGCCTTTACAGAAGCTTTCCTAAAGAAGAACATTCATGGCGATGTATTTCAGGAATTCCCTTTTTTGGTTTCAGAAACAGTAAACCCACGTACACTTGCGCCTGATGAGTTTGCTCATTTTGAGGATAGCTGTCTGCAGCTGTTTAAAGCTTTTGAGTCCAATTCGATATATAAGCAGAAGATTATCGGAAATTATTTGATGATTTTGTTATTTAAAATAAAAGAAGCTTTCTGGAAAGATTATAATCCTATATACGAAGGCAATAAAAGTTCGCAAATAGTTAAAAATTTCAAAGCCAGCCTAGAAAACCATTTTAGGGATCTTGTGGAAGGTAAAACTGAAATACAATTTCGTGTAACAGATTATGCAGAAATTCAAAGCCTTCATGAGAATTACCTCAATACGGTTATAAAAACCAAAACCGGAAAATCAGTACGCGTTTGGATTTCGGAAAAAATGATCACTGAAGCACAGAGCCTTTTGCTTCATACCAGCCTTTCTAATAAAGAAATAAGTATAAAGTTAGGCTTTATAGAAAGTGCACACTTCGGCAATTACTTCAAAAAACACACAGGATTAACACCTTTGGCATACCGTCAGGCATATTCTTAA
- a CDS encoding nuclear transport factor 2 family protein — protein sequence MDINAFLQSWLVTSNTFDTEAYVKYYDESAVIDDPSVGEKFRGHSGIRKYFEDYFVGYNTQTKIIKIDIVDKGSAHLEAFFTGNFSERGIGGTLDFTFHKDKIIHLKADLL from the coding sequence ATGGATATTAATGCCTTTTTACAAAGTTGGCTAGTTACCAGCAATACTTTCGACACTGAAGCTTATGTAAAATATTATGATGAGAGCGCAGTTATAGATGATCCATCAGTTGGCGAGAAATTTAGGGGTCATTCTGGTATTCGTAAATATTTCGAAGATTATTTCGTTGGATATAATACTCAAACGAAAATTATTAAAATTGATATAGTTGATAAGGGATCAGCTCACTTAGAAGCCTTTTTTACAGGAAATTTTTCGGAAAGAGGCATAGGCGGTACATTAGATTTTACTTTTCACAAAGATAAAATCATACATCTAAAAGCAGATCTGCTATAG
- a CDS encoding oxidoreductase gives MKTKKTWFITGAGRGFGLNITEAVLKSGDNVVATVRKNPEALADRLGNNPNLHVVVLDTTDEIQATEAAASGISKFGQIDVLVNNAGYGLLSAVEEATSKEVFDNFNVNVFGVLNVTRAILPYMREKRSGHLINISSIGGLSAYFGWGVYGASKFAIEGITEGLAMELAPLGIHATVVAPGFFRTDFLDQSSLTRTENVIEDYSETVGEMRKFATTANKKQPGDPEKLAAAFIKLAASENPPVHLPLGTDTLQRFREKTKKFEDDITNWYDTIVSTDHDDTKE, from the coding sequence ATGAAAACTAAAAAAACATGGTTCATTACCGGAGCAGGAAGAGGCTTTGGATTGAATATTACAGAAGCTGTTCTAAAATCAGGTGATAATGTTGTAGCTACAGTACGAAAAAATCCGGAAGCCTTAGCTGATAGATTAGGCAACAACCCAAACCTTCATGTTGTTGTGCTTGACACCACCGATGAAATACAAGCTACCGAAGCAGCAGCGTCCGGAATTTCTAAATTTGGACAAATTGACGTATTAGTAAATAATGCTGGTTATGGGTTACTTTCAGCTGTAGAAGAGGCTACATCAAAAGAAGTATTTGATAATTTTAATGTTAACGTATTTGGTGTTCTTAATGTGACAAGAGCAATTCTTCCTTATATGCGCGAGAAACGTTCTGGTCATTTGATTAACATTTCCTCAATTGGTGGTTTGAGCGCGTACTTTGGGTGGGGTGTTTATGGTGCTTCTAAATTTGCAATAGAAGGAATTACGGAAGGACTTGCAATGGAACTTGCTCCTCTTGGAATTCATGCAACTGTTGTAGCACCTGGATTCTTCAGAACAGACTTTTTGGATCAATCTTCATTAACAAGAACAGAAAATGTGATTGAAGATTATAGTGAAACAGTTGGTGAAATGAGAAAATTTGCAACTACAGCTAATAAAAAGCAACCAGGAGATCCTGAAAAACTTGCAGCTGCTTTTATAAAATTAGCAGCTTCTGAAAATCCTCCTGTTCACCTTCCACTTGGAACCGATACACTTCAAAGGTTTAGAGAGAAAACCAAAAAATTTGAAGACGACATTACAAATTGGTATGATACTATAGTAAGTACAGATCATGACGATACTAAAGAATAA